A genomic segment from Microbulbifer elongatus encodes:
- the glpQ gene encoding glycerophosphodiester phosphodiesterase — protein MRPTFSLLITTLLCLASTVSVSEIRSPVVIAHRGASGYLPEHTLEAKTLAYAMRADYIEQDLVLSKDDHLIVMHDIYLDNVTNVRDLFPGRAREDGHFYTIDFTLEELKQLQVTGPFVSVLGNPLPQYKQRFPLWKSRFELATFEEELELIQGLNQSLGYGVGIYPEIKKPWFHLHEGKDISRAVLKTLKHYGYTGRDNKVFLQAFDAEELQRIHAELMPALEMDLPLVQLIAETEWEEKRLPEDGGWTNYDYDWMRTPTGLQKISTYAVGIGPWHPMLLGQDGQVNTLVAEAQRLGLKVHPFTFRADPGQVPERFDSFEDFARFYLEEVKVDGLFTDHPDKVRALRQKRSLHND, from the coding sequence ATGCGCCCCACCTTCTCCCTGCTGATCACCACCCTGCTCTGCCTGGCTTCGACGGTATCCGTCAGCGAGATCAGGAGTCCTGTTGTCATCGCACACCGCGGGGCTTCCGGATACTTACCAGAGCACACCCTGGAAGCCAAAACTCTGGCCTACGCGATGCGCGCGGACTATATCGAACAGGATCTGGTCCTGAGCAAAGATGACCATCTGATCGTGATGCACGATATCTATCTCGATAATGTCACCAATGTGCGCGACCTGTTCCCCGGACGGGCCCGTGAGGATGGCCACTTCTATACCATTGATTTCACTCTTGAAGAACTGAAGCAACTGCAGGTTACCGGCCCCTTTGTTTCCGTACTTGGGAACCCACTGCCACAGTACAAGCAGCGCTTCCCGCTGTGGAAGTCCCGTTTCGAACTGGCCACTTTTGAGGAAGAACTGGAACTGATTCAGGGGCTGAATCAGTCACTCGGCTACGGTGTGGGGATTTACCCGGAAATCAAGAAGCCCTGGTTCCACTTACACGAAGGGAAAGATATTTCCCGGGCAGTACTGAAGACGTTGAAACACTATGGCTACACGGGCCGCGACAATAAGGTGTTCCTGCAGGCATTCGATGCGGAGGAGTTACAGCGCATACATGCAGAGCTTATGCCGGCGCTGGAGATGGATCTGCCACTGGTACAGCTGATCGCGGAAACAGAATGGGAGGAAAAGCGGCTGCCGGAGGATGGCGGATGGACCAATTACGATTACGACTGGATGCGCACCCCCACAGGCCTGCAGAAAATATCTACCTATGCAGTGGGTATTGGACCGTGGCACCCGATGCTGCTGGGTCAAGATGGCCAGGTCAACACCCTGGTAGCCGAGGCGCAGCGGTTGGGCCTCAAAGTGCACCCGTTTACTTTTCGTGCTGACCCCGGACAGGTACCCGAGCGCTTTGACAGCTTCGAAGATTTCGCGCGTTTTTATCTGGAAGAGGTAAAGGTCGACGGGCTGTTTACCGATCACCCGGACAAGGTGCGGGCGCTACGCCAGAAGCGCAGTCTGCACAACGACTAG